A genomic window from Sorex araneus isolate mSorAra2 chromosome 2, mSorAra2.pri, whole genome shotgun sequence includes:
- the ARHGEF26 gene encoding rho guanine nucleotide exchange factor 26 isoform X2 yields the protein MAGRPQSYLSPRGVLVTDFPVHDESPPDPPDPPDPPDPPSPPDPAEPPSPPARAQRQLIPRALAAEPRRRQKARCPLDALDAPAAPASPGPPRRGLRSTSYRRAVGSGLEPARNARKKSRASPPALAAVAEGWDRLAGLGRVQKKMLKGQGTLAGEGDAARHQGQQDAPELGEREAGESAGAQPTPAPATWSQLSAVRRNGLSQTESQEERKRQEAILEVISSERSYLLSLHTLIRMFKESQELGQTMTKTERHHLFSNITDVCEASKKFFSELEARHGGGPGVDDISDIVEKHAASAFEPYVRYCSNEVYQQRTLQRLLDTNAAFRAALSRIEAHEDCRNLPIISFLILPMQRVTRLPLLMDTICQKTPRDSPNYDVCKRALREASKLVRLCNEGARKMERTELLCTINSQLEFRVKPFPLVSASRWLVKRGELTAFAEDAGLFSRRPCRHHVYFFLFNDVLLIAKRKSDESYVVTDYSLRDQLLVGCCDGEEPALSPGRGSPAALPSRPGAAGRLFTLTALSNHAGERVRLLLGADTQSERARWIWALGQSSRKPPPDRTSLTQVEIVRSFTAKQPDELSLQVADVVLVHQQVGDGWYEGERLRDAERGWFPMECARKITCRATIDKNVERMGRLLALETHV from the exons ATGGCCGGCCGCCCGCAGTCCTACCTGAGCCCGCGCGGGGTGCTGGTCACCGACTTCCCGGTGCACGACGAGAGCCCCCCGGACCCGCCCGACCCGCCCGACCCGCCGgaccccccgagccccccggACCCCGCggagcccccgagccccccggcccgcgcccagcGGCAGCTCATCCCGCGCGCGCTGGCCGCCGAGCCCCGCCGCCGGCAGAAGGCGCGCTGCCCGCTGGACGCGCTGGACGCGCCGGCCGCTccggccagccccgggcccccgcgCAGGGGCCTGCGCTCCACGTCCTACCGCCGCGCCGTGGGCAGCGGCCTGGAGCCCGCGCGCAACGCCAGGAAGAAGAGCCGCGCGTCGCCGCCCGCGCTGGCCGCCGTGGCCGAGGGCTGGGACAGGCTGGCAGGCCTGGGCAGGGTTCAG aaaaaaatgctgaaagGACAAGGGACGCTTGCCGGGGAAG GAGACGCCGCCCGCCACCAGGGCCAGCAGGACGCGCCGGAGCTCGGCGAGCGGGAGGCGGGCGAGAGTGCCGGGGCCCAGCCCACGCCAGCGCCGGCCACCTGGAGCCAGCTGTCTGCC GTAAGAAGGAACGGACTCTCCCAGACCGAGAgccaggaggagaggaagaggcaggag GCCATCCTGGAGGTCATCTCGTCCGAGCGCTCCTACCTGCTCAGCCTGCACACCCTCATCCGGATGTTCAAGGAGTCCCAGGAGCTGGGCCAGACCATGACCAAGACTGAGAGGCATCACCTGTTCTCCAACATCACCGACGTGTGCGAGGCCAGCAAGAA GTTCTTCTCGGAGCTGGAGGCCCGGCACGGCGGCGGCCCTGGGGTGGACGACATCAGCGACATCGTGGAGAAGCACGCGGCGTCCGCCTTCGAGCCCTACGTGCGCTACTGCAGCAACGAGGTGTACCAGCAGCGCACGCTACAGCGGCTGCT GGACACCAACGCCGCGTTCAGGGCAGCGCTGTCCCGCATCGAGGCCCACGAGGACTGCCGGAACCTGCCCATCATCTCCTTCCTCATCCTGCCCATGCAGAGGGTCACGCGGCTGCCGCTGCTCATGGAC ACCATCTGCCAGAAAACCCCCCGGGACTCCCCCAACTACGACGTGTGCAAGCGGGCCCTGAGGGAGGCCAGCAAG CTCGTCCGCCTCTGCAACGAGGGTGCCCGGAAGATGGAACGCACGGAGCTGCTGTGCACCATCAACTCCCAGCTGGAGTTCAGGGTCAAG cCCTTCCCGCTGGTGTCGGCGTCCCGCTGGCTGGTGAAGCGCGGGGAGCTGACGGCCTTCGCGGAGGACGCGGGGCTGTTCTCCAGGAGGCCCTGCCGGCACCACGTCTACTTCTTCCTCTTCAACGACGTGCTCCTCATCGCCAAGAGGAAGAG TGACGAGAGCTACGTGGTCACCGACTACTCCCTGCGGGACCAGCTGCTGGTGGGCTGCTGCGATGGCGAGGAGCCAGCCCTGTCCCCCGGCCGGGGCAGCCCCGCAGCGCTGCCCTCCAGACCGGGGGCCGCCGGCCGGCTCTTCACGCTCACGGCGCTGAGCAACCACGCAGGCGAGCGGGTGCGGCTGCTGCTGGGCGCCGACACGCA GAGTGAGCGTGCCCGCTGGATCTGGGCCCTGGGGCAGAGCAGCAGGAAGCCACCCCCGGACCGGACCT CGCTGACCCAGGTGGAGATCGTGCGCTCCTTCACGGCCAAGCAGCCCGACGAGCTGTCCCTGCAGGTGGCAGATGTGGTCCTCGTCCACCAGCAAGTGGGCGACG GCTGGTACGAGGGGGAGCGGCTGCGAGACGCGGAGCGGGGCTGGTTCCCCATGGAGTGCGCCCGGAAGATCACCTGCCGGGCGACCATCGACAAGAACGTGGAGCGGATGGGGCGGCTGCTGGCGCTGGAGACCCACGTGTAG
- the ARHGEF26 gene encoding rho guanine nucleotide exchange factor 26 isoform X1: MAGRPQSYLSPRGVLVTDFPVHDESPPDPPDPPDPPDPPSPPDPAEPPSPPARAQRQLIPRALAAEPRRRQKARCPLDALDAPAAPASPGPPRRGLRSTSYRRAVGSGLEPARNARKKSRASPPALAAVAEGWDRLAGLGRVQKKMLKGQGTLAGEGDAARHQGQQDAPELGEREAGESAGAQPTPAPATWSQLSAVRRNGLSQTESQEERKRQEPCATRGAADECPGRRPPSRQAILEVISSERSYLLSLHTLIRMFKESQELGQTMTKTERHHLFSNITDVCEASKKFFSELEARHGGGPGVDDISDIVEKHAASAFEPYVRYCSNEVYQQRTLQRLLDTNAAFRAALSRIEAHEDCRNLPIISFLILPMQRVTRLPLLMDTICQKTPRDSPNYDVCKRALREASKLVRLCNEGARKMERTELLCTINSQLEFRVKPFPLVSASRWLVKRGELTAFAEDAGLFSRRPCRHHVYFFLFNDVLLIAKRKSDESYVVTDYSLRDQLLVGCCDGEEPALSPGRGSPAALPSRPGAAGRLFTLTALSNHAGERVRLLLGADTQSERARWIWALGQSSRKPPPDRTSLTQVEIVRSFTAKQPDELSLQVADVVLVHQQVGDGWYEGERLRDAERGWFPMECARKITCRATIDKNVERMGRLLALETHV; the protein is encoded by the exons ATGGCCGGCCGCCCGCAGTCCTACCTGAGCCCGCGCGGGGTGCTGGTCACCGACTTCCCGGTGCACGACGAGAGCCCCCCGGACCCGCCCGACCCGCCCGACCCGCCGgaccccccgagccccccggACCCCGCggagcccccgagccccccggcccgcgcccagcGGCAGCTCATCCCGCGCGCGCTGGCCGCCGAGCCCCGCCGCCGGCAGAAGGCGCGCTGCCCGCTGGACGCGCTGGACGCGCCGGCCGCTccggccagccccgggcccccgcgCAGGGGCCTGCGCTCCACGTCCTACCGCCGCGCCGTGGGCAGCGGCCTGGAGCCCGCGCGCAACGCCAGGAAGAAGAGCCGCGCGTCGCCGCCCGCGCTGGCCGCCGTGGCCGAGGGCTGGGACAGGCTGGCAGGCCTGGGCAGGGTTCAG aaaaaaatgctgaaagGACAAGGGACGCTTGCCGGGGAAG GAGACGCCGCCCGCCACCAGGGCCAGCAGGACGCGCCGGAGCTCGGCGAGCGGGAGGCGGGCGAGAGTGCCGGGGCCCAGCCCACGCCAGCGCCGGCCACCTGGAGCCAGCTGTCTGCC GTAAGAAGGAACGGACTCTCCCAGACCGAGAgccaggaggagaggaagaggcaggag CCCTGTGCCACGCGTGGTGCCGCAGACGAATGCCCTGGCAGACGCCCGCCCTCCCGACAGGCCATCCTGGAGGTCATCTCGTCCGAGCGCTCCTACCTGCTCAGCCTGCACACCCTCATCCGGATGTTCAAGGAGTCCCAGGAGCTGGGCCAGACCATGACCAAGACTGAGAGGCATCACCTGTTCTCCAACATCACCGACGTGTGCGAGGCCAGCAAGAA GTTCTTCTCGGAGCTGGAGGCCCGGCACGGCGGCGGCCCTGGGGTGGACGACATCAGCGACATCGTGGAGAAGCACGCGGCGTCCGCCTTCGAGCCCTACGTGCGCTACTGCAGCAACGAGGTGTACCAGCAGCGCACGCTACAGCGGCTGCT GGACACCAACGCCGCGTTCAGGGCAGCGCTGTCCCGCATCGAGGCCCACGAGGACTGCCGGAACCTGCCCATCATCTCCTTCCTCATCCTGCCCATGCAGAGGGTCACGCGGCTGCCGCTGCTCATGGAC ACCATCTGCCAGAAAACCCCCCGGGACTCCCCCAACTACGACGTGTGCAAGCGGGCCCTGAGGGAGGCCAGCAAG CTCGTCCGCCTCTGCAACGAGGGTGCCCGGAAGATGGAACGCACGGAGCTGCTGTGCACCATCAACTCCCAGCTGGAGTTCAGGGTCAAG cCCTTCCCGCTGGTGTCGGCGTCCCGCTGGCTGGTGAAGCGCGGGGAGCTGACGGCCTTCGCGGAGGACGCGGGGCTGTTCTCCAGGAGGCCCTGCCGGCACCACGTCTACTTCTTCCTCTTCAACGACGTGCTCCTCATCGCCAAGAGGAAGAG TGACGAGAGCTACGTGGTCACCGACTACTCCCTGCGGGACCAGCTGCTGGTGGGCTGCTGCGATGGCGAGGAGCCAGCCCTGTCCCCCGGCCGGGGCAGCCCCGCAGCGCTGCCCTCCAGACCGGGGGCCGCCGGCCGGCTCTTCACGCTCACGGCGCTGAGCAACCACGCAGGCGAGCGGGTGCGGCTGCTGCTGGGCGCCGACACGCA GAGTGAGCGTGCCCGCTGGATCTGGGCCCTGGGGCAGAGCAGCAGGAAGCCACCCCCGGACCGGACCT CGCTGACCCAGGTGGAGATCGTGCGCTCCTTCACGGCCAAGCAGCCCGACGAGCTGTCCCTGCAGGTGGCAGATGTGGTCCTCGTCCACCAGCAAGTGGGCGACG GCTGGTACGAGGGGGAGCGGCTGCGAGACGCGGAGCGGGGCTGGTTCCCCATGGAGTGCGCCCGGAAGATCACCTGCCGGGCGACCATCGACAAGAACGTGGAGCGGATGGGGCGGCTGCTGGCGCTGGAGACCCACGTGTAG